In one window of Brachyhypopomus gauderio isolate BG-103 chromosome 16, BGAUD_0.2, whole genome shotgun sequence DNA:
- the fam222bb gene encoding protein FAM222B, with amino-acid sequence MNTGPQKWDATQKMRSAPHPTPAELDAYAKKVANTPLTIKIFPSSVKVPQRKHVRRMVNGLDTSSQRYCPYPSQVGTSNSLLAVVNAPVKGLVKDSDGCRARFISNVVMNPQAGSYGAPSTLNPSQPVPRTHALANQPQKSFPRPPLPEAQRGLPHPQLQRKDLPHPPRLQGQHSVAQQQIVRPVPPTAPPPAPHLALVHPHALMQHQAGPSGLRCLPEMSGPAHLQHPQVFSQPLPQASGAGPPPPGGLMQPLHPPPGTQAPGKLPDADAPPNVTVSTSSIPLSMAASLHHNGPGDLSSIVHQISRFCQARAGSVPTSVCEGQIANPSPISRNQLLSASSRVCAHNPALGPPPSCALGPSPGPAPILLPGMGAMNRVPAYHDMKQQHPSQQQRARWPQQHHPHLHPLAEGPHPAKSHPTRDGPVGPGFPIKGVGYPQDVCVGQPFGLNPPIDKSTPPPTGMVPGAVGYSNGHYMLPPWNGVLPTPNVDGSGSQELAVAFHGGLSGVSVDCNPGVQYRSGAGGGHSGLMQPVDYMGGDVQAACYRQQNTSMMGKMRRVMDSGDTRNIHLQHPGYR; translated from the coding sequence GGGACGCTACGCAGAAGATGAGATCTGCTCCGCATCCAACCCCAGCAGAATTAGACGCATATGCTAAGAAAGTTGCCAATACCCCACTGACTATAAAGATCTTCCCCAGTAGTGTGAAGGTACCTCAGAGGAAACACGTCAGGCGCATGGTGAACGGTCTGGACACCTCCAGCCAGCGTTACTGCCCCTACCCGTCTCAGGTCGGCACCAGCAACAGTCTCTTGGCCGTCGTCAACGCTCCCGTCAAAGGTCTTGTGAAGGATTCTGACGGTTGTCGGGCGCGCTTTATCTCCAACGTCGTCATGAACCCGCAAGCCGGGTCGTACGGCGCTCCGAGCACTTTAAACCCGTCTCAGCCTGTTCCCCGCACGCACGCTCTGGCCAACCAGCCACAGAAGAGCTTCCCCCGCCCCCCCCTCCCTGAGGCCCAGCGCGGGCTACCTCACCCCCAGCTGCAGCGCAAAGACCTGCCTCACCCCCCCAGACTGCAGGGGCAGCACAGTGTGGCTCAGCAGCAGATTGTTCGCCCAGTCCCGcccactgccccgccccctgcccctcACCTCGCTCTCGTCCACCCTCACGCCCTCATGCAGCACCAAGCGGGTCCGTCGGGCCTGCGGTGCCTCCCCGAGATGAGTGGGCCGGCCCACCTGCAGCACCCTCAGGTCTTctcccagcccctccctcaggcCTCGGGGGCGGGACCTCCACCTCCCGGGGGCCTCATGCAGCCTCTCCACCCCCCGCCGGGCACGCAGGCCCCGGGGAAACTCCCCGACGCCGATGCCCCCCCCAACGTGACCGTGTCTACCTCCAGCATCCCGCTGTCCATGGCGGCCAGCCTGCACCACAACGGGCCCGGCGACCTGAGCAGCATCGTCCACCAGATCAGCCGGTTCTGCCAGGCCCGGGCCGGTTCCGTCCCTACCTCCGTGTGCGAGGGGCAGATCGCTAACCCCAGCCCTATCAGCCGCAATCAGCTGCTCAGCGCCAGCTCGCGCGTGTGCGCCCACAACCCCGCCCTGGGCCCGCCCCCCTCCTGTGCCCTCGGCCCCTCCCCCGGCCCCGCCCCTATTCTGCTGCCCGGTATGGGTGCCATGAACCGGGTGCCAGCTTATCACGACATGAAGCAGCAACACCCGTCCCAGCAGCAGAGGGCACGCTGGCCCCAACAGCAccacccgcacctccacccGCTAGCGGAGGGACCCCACCCTGCCAAGAGCCATCCCACCAGAGACGGGCCCGTGGGGCCGGGCTTCCCCATCAAGGGTGTGGGCTACCCACAGGACGTGTGCGTGGGCCAGCCCTTTGGCCTGAACCCCCCCATAGACAAGTCCACGCCCCCTCCCACTGGCATGGTGCCGGGGGCCGTGGGCTACAGTAACGGACACTACATGCTGCCCCCGTGGAACGGTGTCCTGCCCACACCAAACGTCGACGGCTCAGGGTCTCAGGAACTGGCCGTGGCCTTCCATGGGGGGCTGTCGGGGGTCTCTGTGGACTGCAACCCCGGCGTCCAGTACAGGAGCGGAGCAGGCGGTGGTCACTCGGGTCTGATGCAGCCCGTGGACTACATGGGTGGAGATGTTCAAGCAGCCTGCTACCGCCAACAGAACACGAGCATGATGGGAAAAATGCGACGTGTCATGGATTCAGGGGACACTCGGAATATTCATCTTCAGCACCCAGGATACAGATGA